In Nicotiana tabacum cultivar K326 chromosome 11, ASM71507v2, whole genome shotgun sequence, a single window of DNA contains:
- the LOC142166136 gene encoding uncharacterized protein LOC142166136 — protein MVNILSWNVRGLNGLNKQKEVKLICNENNVGLIGLLETKIKFNRVPEIARTIFAGVWVVWRPDIYNVTIKGIISQAISCQATFVPLQLIFLITFVYAYNLKEDRKELWKYLCSISQGNNIPWIVLGDFNDVLHTGDRIGDNPILYVEVVDFSNCIDSCGLSELPSIGGQYTWNDRQ, from the exons ATGGTTAATATACTAAGCTGGAATGTGAGGGGCCTAAATGGGCTCAATAAGCAGAAGGAGGTGAAACTCATATGCAATGAAAATAATGTAGGCTTGATTGGTCTTTTAGAGACCAAAATAAAGTTTAATAGAGTACCAGAGATAGCAAGAACAATTTTTGCAGG AGTTTGGGTGGTGTGGAGACCAGATATCTATAATGTGACTATCAAAGGGATCATATCTCAGGCTATCAGTTGCCAAGCTACTTTTGTACCTTTACAGCTAATTTTTCTGATAACTTTTGTGTATGCTTATAATCTAAAAGAAGACAggaaagaattatggaagtacCTTTGCTCCATTAGCCAAGGTAATAATATTCCTTGGATAGTGTTAGGTGATTTTAATGATGTCCTTCATACAGGGGATAGAATAGGGGATAATCCAATATTGTATGTTGAAGTAGTTGATTTTTCAAATTGTATAGATAGTTGTGGGTTATCAGAGCTGCCTAGCATTGGGGGTCAGTACACATGGAATGATAGACAATAG